In Scatophagus argus isolate fScaArg1 chromosome 7, fScaArg1.pri, whole genome shotgun sequence, a genomic segment contains:
- the LOC124062176 gene encoding matrix metalloproteinase-14-like: MKKMASKQPWTQIIITLSSILSLVLCSTAQDVPEEESFSAETWLRKFGYLSQASRQMSTMQSAQILSKAISDMQRFYGLEVTGEMDPATVAAMRRPRCGLPDRKASEMDDSARKKRYALTGQQWDKDRITYSIMNQHIPTSLGVERTSDAIRKAFDAWRRVTPLTFEEIPAENNININSSQAELADILLLFASGFHGDMSLFDGEGGSLAHAYYPGPGIGGDTHFDADEPWTLDNQNPEGVDLFLVAVHELGHALGLEHSDNPSAIMAPFYQWIHTHNFTLHEDDIKGIQYIYGPPLITEAPPTSPPDPAKEPEDESPTSSSPHEDELTSTSPTNPPPESPHPTDGSQHFPVLPEPSPSPTSPPVLPTFAPTDSQPEPEPVTPHVRKDAPPRQPPPRPPAPPRPPKLPDNQAPNICDGDFDTVTMLRGEMFVFKGRWFWRVRRNRVLDNYPMPISVFWIGLPSDIDAAYERHDGKFVFFKDDRYWVFREADVLPGYPQPLHEYGQGVPAHKIDTAIWWEPNGYTYFFSGDRYWRYNEETRTTDRDFPKPNSRWGNIPHSPKGAFLSDDGAYTYFYKGSNYWRFDNHRTEADKGYPRSILKDFMGCVGVPDPKPDTDTEQEPKDKPVNPSDRGKDEHKEPDRSGDKDTAPEEDQPLKPDSAEEDEDKEVNVLVTVADNESKVMTLIMVVVPLVLILCILILIYAILRTLQNKETPRALVHCKRSLQDWV; this comes from the exons ATGAAGAAGATGGCATCCAAACAACCCTGGactcagatcatcatcacattATCGTCCATATTGTCCCTGGTCCTGTGCAGCACGGCGCAAGATGTCCCAGAGGAGGAAAGCTTCAGTGCTGAG ACATGGCTGCGTAAGTTCGGCTACCTGTCTCAGGCGAGCAGACAGATGTCCACCATGCAGTCGGCTCAGATTCTGTCCAAAGCCATCAGTGACATGCAGCGCTTCTATGGCCTAGAGGTGACTGGAGAGATGGACCCTGCGACTGTTGC GGCCATGCGTCGTCCACGCTGTGGCCTCCCAGATAGGAAAGCGTCGGAGATGGATGACAGCGCAAGGAAAAAACGCTACGCTCTTACTGGACAGCAGTGGGACAAAGACCGCATCACTTACAG TATAATGAACCAGCACATTCCCACCTCGCTGGGTGTGGAGAGGACGTCTGACGCAATCCGCAAGGCCTTTGACGCGTGGAGACGAGTCACGCCGCTCACCTTTGAGGAGATACCTGctgaaaacaacatcaacatcaacagcaGCCAGGCGGAGCTTGCTGACATCCTGTTGTTATTTGCCTCTGGTTTCCATGGTGATATGTCGTTGTTTGATGGAGAGGGTGGGTCGCTGGCACACGCCTACTACCCGGGACCAGGAATAGGTGGGGACACACACTTTGATGCTGATGAACCTTGGACCCTGGACAACCAAAACCCTGAAG GTGTAGACCTCTTCCTGGTTGCAGTCCATGAGCTTGGTCATGCTTTGGGTCTGGAGCATTCAGATAATCCCAGTGCCATAATGGCTCCTTTCTACCAAtggattcacacacacaacttcacCCTACATGAGGATGACATCAAaggcatacagtacatatacg GTCCTCCTCTCATCACTGAGGCTCCACCAACTTCTCCTCCCGATCCTGCCAAAGAGCCTGAAGATGAatcccccacctcctcttctcctcatgAGGATGAACTCACCTCCACTTCTCCCACCAACCCACCACCCGAATCACCCCACCCCACAGACGGCAGCCAGCATTTCCCAGTCTTGCCAGAGCCAAGTCCCAGCCCAACCTCACCTCCTGTCCTCCCCACATTCGCCCCCACTGACTCTCAGCCTGAACCAGAACCTGTCACTCCACACGTTAGAAAAGATGCCCCCCCTCGACAGCCTCCCCCCCggccccctgctcctcctcgaCCTCCCAAATTGCCAGACAACCAGGCCCCCAATATCTGTGATGGGGACTTTGACACAGTGACGATGCTGAGGGgggagatgtttgttttcaag GGTCGCTGGTTCTGGCGTGTGCGGAGGAACCGGGTCTTGGATAACTACCCCATGCCGATATCTGTCTTCTGGATCGGCCTGCCTAGTGACATTGATGCAGCCTACGAGCGCCACGATGGCAAATTTGTCTTCTTCAAAG atgaCAGATACTGGGTATTCAGGGAAGCTGATGTACTGCCAGGATACCCACAGCCCTTACATGAGTATGGCCAAGGAGTCCCTGCGCACAAGATTGACACAGCAATCTGGTGGGAACCCAATGGATACACATACTTCTTCTCTGGCGACAG gtACTGGCGATACAATGAGGAGACCCGCACTACAGACCGTGACTTCCCCAAGCCAAACAGCAGATGGGGCAACATCCCTCATTCACCCAAAGGAGCCTTCCTCAGTGATGACGGCG CTTACACCTATTTCTACAAAGGCAGCAATTACTGGAGGTTTGACAACCACaggacagaggcagacaaagGCTACCCTCGCTCCATCCTGAAGGATTTCATGGGTTGTGTGGGAGTCCCTGACCCTAAGCCCGACACAGACACTGAACAGGAACCAAAAGACAAACCAGTCAACCCTTCAGACCGGGGCAAAGATGAGCACAAAGAGCCGGACAGGAGCGGGGACAAAGACACAGCCCCAGAGGAAGACCAACCCTTAAAGCCTGACAGTGCAGAGGAAGACGAGGATAAAGAGGTGAACGTGCTCGTGACTGTCGCCGACAATGAATCAAAGGTCATGACCCTGATCATGGTGGTTGTCCCTCTGGTGCTCATCCTGTGCATCCTCATCCTAATCTACGCCAtcctcaggactctgcagaaCAAAGAGACGCCAAGGGCCTTGGTGCACTGCAAACGTTCCTTGCAGGACTGGGTTTGA